The Chitinophagaceae bacterium region TAGAAGCCAAAAGCAATGAAAGCTGCACCGAATAAAAGCATTATAAAAGTCAGCAGCCAATCAATGTGTTTTACATCCGTAATTTTCTTCTTTTTCAAATATCTTTTACCGCTCAAAAGCATATATGCTGTAAAAACACCCACTATAAACAGAAAGTAGTTTGGACGTAAATACGTCATTATAAAAGCCGAAAAAACCGTTAATATCATTGCATAGAAAAAAATATTCCCAATAGATTTATGTCTTTTATCACCTTTTTTGATTAGCAAAATAAACAGACCGATCACCAAACTTATGCCTCCAAAAAAAATGTGGGCAATCATTATAATATTAAATAGTGTCATGGATAGTTTGGTTGAAAGATTGAATTCTTTTATAAAATCAGTTCATCTAATAGATTTCAAATATAATATTATTTTTTAAATTATATACCGCTATTTTTAAAGAG contains the following coding sequences:
- a CDS encoding DUF2306 domain-containing protein, which produces MIAHIFFGGISLVIGLFILLIKKGDKRHKSIGNIFFYAMILTVFSAFIMTYLRPNYFLFIVGVFTAYMLLSGKRYLKKKKITDVKHIDWLLTFIMLLFGAAFIAFGFYLVFKSNFFGIVFLVFGVISLVFVYQDYLNFKGKAGVKNYWLVTHFQRMIGSYIATITAFLVVNNTFLPGVIAWLLPTAILVPLIIFWSRKYEIKHKKLK